One window of the Candidatus Jettenia sp. genome contains the following:
- a CDS encoding acetyl-CoA decarbonylase/synthase complex subunit gamma, translated as MALTGLDIYKLLPKTNCKKCGRPTCLAFAMQLAQKKANLSDCPDVSEEAKRVLGAASAPPIKLVTVGTGARKVETGEENVLFRHEEKFYHPTGIAVTIHDDLDDAAFDNRLKKINNLKMARVGTEIEIDLVAIINKSNSAEKFAEAAKKISSGSHLNIILSSTSVDNMRAALANCAEKRPLIHGANAGNCESMAALAKEKNCPMTVTAPTLEELADLAERVKKAGVEEIVLDVSGDKPKEVLQKLTRIRRAALKKNFRALGFPMITFACDDDTFQEISMASTYLVKYAGIVVVNNCESWGIMPLLTVRTNIFTDPQKPIQVEPKLYAVGDAKEDSPVLFTTNFSLTYYTVEGEVEGSRIPAFILSVDTGGTSVLTAYSGDKLNDKVVAKAMADAQVETKVKHRKLIIPGLVAVMSGKLQETLGWEIMVGPREASGLASYLKTVWKP; from the coding sequence CAAATTGTAAAAAGTGTGGAAGACCCACATGTCTGGCATTTGCTATGCAATTGGCGCAAAAAAAGGCAAACCTGTCGGATTGTCCTGATGTGAGTGAAGAGGCTAAGAGAGTTTTGGGAGCTGCCTCTGCGCCTCCAATTAAACTTGTAACTGTCGGTACAGGTGCCAGGAAAGTGGAGACCGGTGAAGAAAATGTATTGTTCAGGCATGAAGAAAAATTTTATCATCCTACAGGCATAGCCGTTACTATTCATGATGATCTGGATGATGCTGCTTTTGATAATCGTTTAAAGAAGATCAATAATTTAAAAATGGCCCGTGTTGGTACAGAGATCGAGATTGATCTCGTTGCAATTATCAACAAGAGTAATAGTGCAGAAAAATTTGCTGAAGCGGCAAAGAAAATCAGTAGTGGCTCTCATTTGAATATTATTTTGAGCAGTACCTCTGTTGATAATATGAGAGCAGCTCTGGCAAACTGCGCTGAGAAGAGGCCTTTGATTCACGGTGCAAATGCAGGAAATTGCGAATCTATGGCGGCGCTAGCGAAGGAAAAGAATTGCCCTATGACGGTAACTGCCCCAACGCTTGAAGAGCTCGCTGATCTGGCTGAACGGGTAAAGAAGGCCGGTGTTGAAGAGATTGTATTAGATGTGAGCGGTGACAAACCGAAAGAGGTACTTCAGAAACTAACCAGGATAAGAAGGGCTGCATTAAAGAAAAATTTCCGTGCTCTTGGGTTTCCTATGATCACCTTTGCCTGTGATGATGATACATTTCAGGAAATTTCAATGGCCAGTACCTATCTGGTAAAGTACGCTGGTATTGTTGTGGTCAATAATTGTGAGTCATGGGGAATTATGCCATTGCTTACTGTCAGGACAAATATATTTACTGATCCACAAAAACCCATTCAGGTTGAACCAAAATTATATGCCGTGGGGGACGCTAAGGAAGATTCTCCGGTTTTATTCACAACAAATTTCTCGCTTACTTATTATACGGTCGAAGGTGAGGTTGAGGGAAGTCGCATTCCTGCGTTCATATTATCCGTAGATACCGGTGGTACCTCGGTGTTGACGGCATATTCTGGTGACAAATTGAATGATAAAGTTGTTGCCAAGGCTATGGCAGATGCTCAGGTGGAGACGAAAGTAAAGCACAGAAAACTTATCATTCCGGGGCTGGTAGCTGTGATGTCTGGAAAATTGCAAGAGACCCTCGGTTGGGAGATAATGGTTGGGCCGCGGGAGGCATCGGGTCTCGCCTCGTATCTAAAAACTGTGTGGAAGCCTTAA